The Candidatus Aegiribacteria sp. genome contains the following window.
CCAAGGATAATTACATACACCTGTTATATGGACATGACCGCTTGAATAGTAATGATTCAGCTCATTCAGGTCTTTTACCATGCCAGCTCTTAAGGGATTCAGATGAATATAACGTACTAGCTCAAGAAAATAGCTTTCTTTCTCAACCAATATGGATCTGAATCTTCCCTGAAACACATGTCCCTGCCGATCGGATTTCTTATTGTAATGCATCGCAAATCCTGTAAGGAGCTTCTGCATAGACCTTGATAGACTTATATTTACTGGTTCCACCAGAAGATGGAAATGGTTACTCATGAGCACCCATGCATATACTTTAAGATGCTCCTGTTTCGCAAGCTTTTCTAACCTGGAAATGAAATCCTTCTGATTCTCCGGTAATGAGAAGATATTCTTACCATCAATAGCTCTTGAAATCACATGATGGAATGTACCAGGCTCATCAACCCTGAACGTAGTTTTCATACTTACAGTGTACGCATATTCTAGAGACAATGCAAGGGGTCAGTGTATTAAATAAATATAGTTTAATAATATGAGGCATAAAGTTAATATAGTTAAGTCCGACCTTGTGAACGACCTTGCGACCTTGACATCAGGTGGTGGAGGCGGCGGGATTCGAACCCGCGTCCGAGAACAGGGATTCATCGGGTCTACATGTTTAGGCCGGATTAATTTCATCCTGATTCGGCTCCGGTCGGCCTTGTCGGACTAGCTCTCATTTAATCTCGCTGCTTACGTCTGAAAGCGGGGCTTCACAGCCAGCCTTCCTTCTTGCGCCCTGCCCCCGATCGGAAGACAATCCCGGAGGGGACGGCTACTCCTGTTTACGGAGCAGCGTGCCGTAAATTATGCGGCAGTTGTATCTATCCGCCAGTTTTACGAGGTAGCGGCACCTCGACATGCATCCGGTGAACCACTTCTGAGCCCGTCGAGACCTGTCGCCCCCACGTCCGATTCTTATACAAATTATGACTATATTATCATATCTGTCAACCCCAGTTGTTCCTTCCTGGACTTGCCAAACAGACAGAATTGGGTTATTGAATTGCTTCAAATTGAAATTTATGAGTAATAGGAGAAACAAATGTCCTGGAAATGTGATATCTGTGGCAAAGGGCCTACTGTTGGGAATCGTGTCAGTCATTCAAACAGACATACAAAGCACGTCTGGAAACCAAATCTTCAGAATGCAAGAATTCTTGTGAATGGTAAAATAAAGAAGGTTAAGGTTTGCACTACCTGTCTGAAATCCGGCAAGGTACAAAAGGTCTGATTATTGCGCTAATCTAATTGAAAGCGGGAATCGCATGATTCCCGCTTTCTTCATTTATCAGTCCCAGTTTTGTCGGTATCTTTTTCAAGAGCTTTAATACGATTCTGATGACCTGTGAATGACGATTGATACTCCCTGGCCAACCTGGTGTGACCAAATCCCATATTAAGAAAATCCCACTCAAATGATGTATCTGTATCAAGCTCTTCAAGTACCCACCTGATACTGATACCTGCTCGTTTAAAGGCAGTGTTCCAACCTACTCCGGAAAGCTTCTCTTCAAGCGCGTAACTGGTTCTGTAATCTCCCCTTGCGAGCAGTGCCCTGATATGAGCATTTCTAGGTTCTTCATAATCAATAGAGACTTTTTTAAGACGTTTGAATCCGATTTCAAGTTCCCTGATCCACTCCCTGAGATCTGTAGAACTTGCCATGGAAGACCATTGGAATGCAGTCCAGGGTTTAGGAATAAATGGATTTACGGTGACATGTATTGGCAGAGAGGTTCTGCTTCTTACTTCTGATACAAAATCGAGAATACCCTTCCTGTCACTATCCATCTCAAACGGAAGTCCCAGCATGAAGTGGATTATGATACCTGTCACACTTTCAGAATGCTTCTCTACAGACTCGAACATCACACTATTGCTAAGTTTCTTGCCAATAATTTTTCTCAGAGAATCTGTTCCAGTTTCCGGTGCTAGAATAAGTGCTCTTTCAGAAAAACGCTGAGTCAATTCTTCAGTTCTATTTGAATCAAGCAATACGTTTGAATACTGCGTCTCAGCAGTTTTTATCATCTTTCGAAGATCAGGATGCGATCTTGGTGAACTTCCAAGAATGGTTAACCTGTCAATATCCGGAAGATTTCTGATTAGATCCTCAACATCTTCCAGTTTGCATTCCCTGTAGGGCAGACTGACATAACCCAACTGACAGAATTTGCAATTATAAGGACATCCACGCGATATTTCCAGCATGATCGTCTCACCACGCGCACATTCAGAAGATGTTATACAAGATGTTGAACCCATTCCTTCAGATCCAGCCCACTGGCGCATTATTGAATTAACTTTGCCGGGAATTTCATGAACTGATGGAATATACATTCCGGGTAATGTTGCAAGCCTTCTAAGCAATTTCTTCTTTGAGGCTCCCTGTGCACCAAGACTTTTAATTGTGTCCAGAACAGGGCCCAAAGAAGGTTCGGTTTCACCAATAACAAATGCATCCATGAAAAGCGAAAGGGGCATTGGATTCGCGGTAACAGAAATCCCGGTTGCGATTACAAGCGGCCATTTATCAGTTCTGTTCTCAGATCTGAGCTTAATGCCGGAAAGATTCATCATCTGTAGAATTCTGATATAGTCATCTTCTTCTGAAGGAGTGAATACTAACAGATCGCATTCCTTAATTGATTTTCCGGTCTCGAGTGTTATTGCGGGGTGATTGTATCGACTTCTCCAGTGGTATTCGTCCAGAACCGGAAAAAATGCTCTTTCACAACAGGTTTCCGGCCATGATACCAGTTGCTGATACACACTCTGAAAACCAAGTGAGGACATCGCATAACTGTATTCCCTGGGCGAAGCCAGTGTTATTTCAAAAATTCCATGTTCTGAGACAAGCTGATGACATGTTTCCTTCGCAAGTATCCTGCGTCGATTCTCTTCGTAATGCTCGGCTGCAGGTTTTCGGCTCATATATATTACCCTCCATTCATGGATGTGGCTAATATATGTAAACAAATAACATATAGCTAGATAACTAGGCTATATTGTTGTTATCATGTGTATTATCCCTCATCATACCATATGGACTATCGTCTAAGAAATGGTGGGTGCTTCTTCCTGTCCTCTTTATGGCTGGCTCTGGCTGCTCCAAGAGTAAAAGGTATTGAGCTTCGTTCACTGGATCCAGACGATGTATTTACCTGCAATCTATCAGGTAATCTGAAATCCATCTCTTCCATCTCAGTATCTTCCATTTCCCCGAACCCGGTTGCAATTACAGTTACCTTGAGTTTATCCCCCATATCTTCGATTGTACTTGTTCCAAGAGATACATCCGCCTGAGGTCCAACAGCTTGTGTGACTATCTCCACTGCTTCATGGAATTCAGTGAACTTCATACTTGAAGAAGCTTGTACGCTCACGAGGAGTGACTTGGCTCCCTCAATAGAAACATTCTCAAGTAATGGATCTGAAATGGCCCGTCTTGCAGCTTCAGATGCTCTGTGCTCTCCGTTGCAGCATCCTGTACCCATCATGGCTCCGCCACCAGTTGTTATAACTTTCTTAATATCCTGAAAATCAAGATTCATCAGACCTGGTGATAAGATAATGTTGGCAATTCCCTCAACAGCATCTTTCAGGGTTTTATTACCTCTTTCCAGTGCATCGATCAGTGTCTCATCTTCACCTGCTTCGCGGAGCAGACTGTCATTCGGAATTACAATGAGAGTGTCGACTTCTTTCTTGAGTGAAGATATTCCCTGTTCGGCTCTGATCTTCTTGACAGAACCCTCGATTTCGAATGGTCTTGTTATCACGCCAACAGTTATGGCACCAAGTTCTCGTGCAATTCGGGCTACGACCGGAGCAGCTCCGGTACCTGTTCCTCCGCCCATTCCAGCTGTAATGAAAACCATGCTGCTGTCCTGAAGGTTTTCTTCAATTTCATTTCTGCTCTCTTCCGCAGAACTCTCTCCGGTTTCACAGTTTCCTCCAGCACCAAGACCACCGGTCAGCTTCAGGCCCAGCTGAACTGTCAGATCAGCCTTGCAATTGTTTAGAGCCTGCAAATCAGTATTCATAGCTATATACTCTACACCGACTATGTCAGCGCTCAGCATTCGATCGATTGCATTACAGCCGCATCCTCCAATTCCGGCAACTGTTATTTTCGGTTTTCCGCGATACTCCTCGGTCACATCAACGATCTGAAGACGAGGTCCTTCCTCCTTAGGTATCATCATTCCTCCTTTGTTTATTATCTCAATCTGTTAAATAATCCCTTTATTCTAATAACTGTATTTTCGAGAGGATTCAACCATTTTCTATACTCATATTGACTCTTCTCTTCTCGTGTTAGAAGCACCAACCCGACCGCAGTAGCAAATTCGGGTGTTTCTGCAAGAGGTGAAGCCATATTCAGACCTATAGATGTTCCAACCTCTGCAGGAAGACCGGTAACTCTAGAAGCCGCCCTGGTTATTCCCATAAGGTGTGACGTTCCACCTGTCAGCACAATTCCAGCAGGGAGATCAGTTTGTTGTATTCCAGCCCTGTTGATTTCATTCATAATTTCCATCATCAATTCATGAATTCTTCTGGAAGCAATTCCCGAAATCATCTCGGATGATATGGATATGGAGTTTCTCCCGCCGAAAGTACTTGCAGTTATGCTTTTTTCTCCCCGTTTTTCAATACCTGAAACATCTGAGTATTCCTTCTTCAACCTTTCAGCCTCTGAGTGCGGAATGCGTAATTGCTGAAGATCTCTGGTTATCGCTTCACCACCAATGGGAATGACAGCAAGATGAGCAAGAGTACCCGAATAAAATACGGCTATATCCGTAGTACTTGCTCCAATGTCAGCAAGAGCCACACCGATTTCCATTTCATCTCTCGTAAGAACTGCTCTTGCTCCGGCGGATGCCGCAGGAAAGATGCTTGAAATTTTACGACCGGTATTCTGTATGACCTGTTCAAGATTCAGGATTGCTGATCTATCTGCAGTGACCATGTAAATATCAGCTGTAAGCCTCTCTGCGCGAAGACCAACTGGTGGCTTTATCAATCTCTCAAATTCATCAATGGAGTATCCGCATTTCACCGTACGGAGCACCATCGATTCACGAGGAAGTTTAATCAACTGTGCGGTTTCCAATGCATCTTCAATATCCATCCAGGTTATTTCACCGGAGCTGAGATCTCCTTCCCTGTCTATATTCACAGTTCCCCTGCCATGCAGTCCTCTGACATGAGTACCACTGATAGACACAGCAGTATCAGATATTTCCCAGCCGGAAAGTGACTCAGCTTCTTCCATAGCAATTAAGGCTGCATCAGTTGCACCCTGAAGATCCACAATCATCCCGGAGCGGACGCTATCTCCGGTCAACGCCTGACCTGCACCTGTAATTTGAAGAATTCCCTGATCATCGACTTCAGCAACAATGCATGTTACTCTTTCACTTCCTATATCCAGTCCGGCAAGCACATTCTGACTCATGATTCTTCTCCGGACTCAATGCTTTCTTGTGTATTTCTTCTGAGAATTGCCTGATCATAGTATCTCATGTCCACCTGTTCCCAGTAACCAAGATCGGATATAGAGGCTTCAAGAAGACAATAATCCCTCCATCTCCCGGACAGATTGTCCATTCCCAGGAGGACCTCACACCAATCGCTCATATAGACTGATAAACCCTCATCGGAATAGCGAAATACAAGACTGTCATGTTCAAATTCCGCGGTCTCAAACCATTCAGCGAGGCTGGCAGATACTGATGTGCTCATATTGGATGGAGCATCAACAACGGGAATTGTATCTGTCAGGAAATAGACTGGAAGACGCTCTCCGGATGATGAGATCGCTACTGTACCAGTGGAATCATTTACAGCAAATATGGGTTCAGCCAGTTCAATCCGCAGAACAATACCGTTAAATAGTTCCCGACTGACCGCAGCATCATCGATTCCGGGGATATCCTCAAGACGTTTCTGAACCTCTTCAAGATCGATCTGCCAGATGGACGTACCGAACAGAGGTTCAACAGCAAGGCTTACTGCTGATGAATCAGCTTGTCGTATCCCTCGTATTCGCACTATATTAAGGTCGAATACTCCTCCCCTTTCGAACCATCTGTAAGCCATCGCAAGCGCGAATGCGATAATACCGGACAGAAGAAGTATCCAGATTATTTTATTACGCCGGACTATCATCCCCCACCTCTGACAATTCTTCTCGCATATTGATCCACACTTCCAGCGCCCATGAAAACAATCACATCAGCCTGCATATCTGATAGACGAGGTCTCAATTCTTTCTGGAAGCATGCTTCACAGGTTCCACCGGCTCTTCTGACAGCATCTACGATGAGGGAGCTGTCCACACCCTCGATCGGTTTCTCTCGCGCAGGATAAACCGGGAGAATCAGGCTGCAATCTGCCGATGAGAGAGCTCTTCCCATCTCTTCAGCATGCGCAGCAGTCCTCGAATAGAGATGAGGCTGAAACACAACGCAGATTTTTCCATTTGAAACCTGAGATACTCCCTGAAGAGCTGCGTTTATCTCATCATGATGATGTGCATAATCAGAAAGCACAATCGCTGATCCGAATTTCCCGATTTTCTCCAGCCGTCTTGATACCCCGGGAAAATTCCTGAGAGCCCTGATGGCGTCAGCAGCGTCAACCCCAACAGTTGACGCAAGAGCAATAGCTGTTTCCGCATTTCGAAGATTATGCTCACCTGGAAGGGGAAGTATTCCGGTGATATCGCCTATCTGATATTCCTGTTCCCATGAATCAACTCTGGTGCACTTGCAGAGGATATCACCCATGGTTCCTGTTGTGATTACCCTTCGTCCAATCCGCTCAGCCCATCTGGCAAGTTCTCTGTTTTTGGAAGGAACAACTACCGTCCCGCCCGGACGGGTCATTTCAAGAAAAATGCCAAATGCGACAGACAGAGCTTCAGGAGTACCGTAGCATTCGAGATGTTCTATGGCAAAAGATGTAATCGCAGCAGACATGGGGCGAAGATGGAGGAAAGCTCTGTCGTATTCATCCGCTTCAACTACTGTCAGATCAGAACCGGAACGGAAATTGCCATTCCATTCCGAAACCCGTCCTCCAAGCATTACAGTTGGATTAAGATCTGTCTCCTGTAATATCCAGCCAGTCATGGCAGTTGTTGTTGTTTTTCCATGAGCACCCGCTACAGCGAGCAGAGTGGTGTCGTTTGCGAGATCTGCCAGTGCTTCACTCCGCCTGAGGACTTTAATACCATTTTTCAGTGATTGAACAATTTCCGGATGATCAGGCGGAATGGCCGCGCTGAAAACAACCTCTTCCGCATCTTTAATATGATCAGGACTGTGCCCCTCAAAAACCTGTATCCCCTTTGCTGCGAGTTCGGAACGGTTCTCACCTGGGTTCCTGTCACATCCAGAAACGATATATCCTCTGCTTCTGTACCAGAGAGCCAGAGAACTCATTCCGCTTCCGCAGATACCAATCAGATGTACACATTTAGCCATTAGTTTCAACTCTCCTCAGATAACGCAAGAATATTTCTTGCGATCACTGCCGCTGGATTCACCGGCATCATCTCCGCCAGTGCGATCTTCATTTTGTCCATGGAAGAAGGATTCCCCAGCAATCCAGTTATCATCTTCCACACATCGTCAGGTTCCAGTCCATCCTGATCAATTTCAATTGCGCCACCCTTTTCTGCGATGGAAGCTGCATTCCATTTCTGGTGATTATCTGCAGCGTATGGGTACGGAATGTAAATTGAGGGAATTCTGAACCAGGACAGTTCAGCTGTTGTCATGGCTCCTGATCGTGCTACAGCAATATCGGCAGCAGAATAGAGCAGCGCAGGATTGTCAGTAAAATCAACAACTGTAATCCTGTTGTTTCCCCTTGATTCGCGAATTACCCTATCCTTGTCTCTGGAACCACACTGAAGAAGTGAATAAACCCCTTCAGGAACTTTCACTGCGATATCATTAATTGCTTTTGCTCCCTGGCTTCCACCAAGTAACAGGATAACAGTACTTTCAGGAGGAATCCCAAGTTGATTTCGCGCTTCTCTTTTTTCAATCCTTTCGAGTGTTGGTCTCACAGGATTCCCTGTCAGAACAACAGGTTTCTTTTTGAAATATGATGAAGCTGATTCGAATCCGATAAGAATTTTATTCGCGAATGTCGCCGCAAGTCTGTTTGCCCGCCCCGGAATGCTGTTGGATTCATGAATAACTGACGGTATTCCGAGGGATCTTGCAGCAACAACTGGAAAGAAAGAAGAGTATCCTCCAGTAGAAAGTAAAGCAGATGAATCAAGTTCACGAAGAAGTCTGCGAATTCTGATAAACGATCTGATTGCTCTGATCGGGAAAAGGAGCTTTTCTGAGAATCCTCTGTCTATTCTTGGTGGATCAAGTGTATGAACCATGCTTTCAAATTGTCTGTACATCCTTCTGTCAACCGGTCTTGGAGTCGCAATGAAATCCACTGTAACCTCTGGGAACTCTTTAAAGATAATTTCTGCAACAGCAATGGCCGGACTGATATGCCCCCCGGTTCCTCCCCCTGCTATGGCTATTTTCATTTTTTCCCTCTTTCCACGGCTACTCTGGATACGATTCCGAGAGAACCAATGGTTATCAAAAGATTGGAACCACCCCATGAGACAAGCGGAAGAGGCATACCTGTGGATGGAATCATCCTGGTCACAACGGCAATATGAACGAACATTCCAACCGCAATTGACGCTATTAACCCGCCGACAACAAGATAGCCGAAAAGGTAATCCGCGGTATCAGCGATTATCCATCCTGACATCAGGAGCAGAAACAGCAGGATCAATATCAGCATGACACCGGCAAATCCCGATTCTTCCCCTATAACCGCAAGTATGTAGTCAGAAAATGCTTCAGGAAGGAATCCTCTCTGCTGACGTCCCCTCCCAATTCCCCTGCCCATTATCCCGCCGCTTCCCAGAGCAATACAGGCCTGTTCAGGCTGGTAAACAGAAGCTTCTGTAGCATTACCGGGTGAAAACCAGCTTCGAAGTCTCTCTCTCCGGTATTCCGACGAGAAAGCAACTACTGAGGTAAGTGCAATCATCAGGAGGAAAAGTATCAGCATATCTCTGAATCGTGCTTCAGCCAGGAAGAGTACTACAACCATCATGATAAGAATGTACATCGCACCAGCAAAATCAGGTTGCAGAGATACCAGAACAGCTGGAAGAATCGCGAGAAAAGCGAGCTTAATTACACCTATTCCACTTCGTGCTCGGATGGCGCCATCGGAAACAAGTGATGCGGCAAGCAGTATATAGGAAATTCTTGCGACCTCAGACGGCATGATGCGAAATCCCCAGAAAACAAACCACCTTGCAGATCCATTGATGAAGGGGGCCCAGTGTGAGCCCTTGAGTATAAGCAGAGCCAGAAGCAGTACAACAGATCCCACATAGAGGATTGGAGACAGTTTCTTCAATTTATCAGAAGGTATTGACCAGACGATAAGGCCGGCTAGAACTCCAACAAATACTTTTCTGATATGTGGAAGCAGGAAGATCGTACCGGAGTCTGAATCTGTAATCATTAGAGATTTGAATGAGCTTGCTGTAAACACGGCAAGAGTTCCCAGAAGCAGAAGTAATCCGGCGGATATCAGCATAGCATTTCTCGCTCTTACGGCTTTAGCCCTCATGTTTCACTCAAGCCCTCCACAAGATCTCTGAAATGCTCTCCACGCTCCT
Protein-coding sequences here:
- the rpmB gene encoding 50S ribosomal protein L28, translating into MSWKCDICGKGPTVGNRVSHSNRHTKHVWKPNLQNARILVNGKIKKVKVCTTCLKSGKVQKV
- a CDS encoding radical SAM protein, producing MSRKPAAEHYEENRRRILAKETCHQLVSEHGIFEITLASPREYSYAMSSLGFQSVYQQLVSWPETCCERAFFPVLDEYHWRSRYNHPAITLETGKSIKECDLLVFTPSEEDDYIRILQMMNLSGIKLRSENRTDKWPLVIATGISVTANPMPLSLFMDAFVIGETEPSLGPVLDTIKSLGAQGASKKKLLRRLATLPGMYIPSVHEIPGKVNSIMRQWAGSEGMGSTSCITSSECARGETIMLEISRGCPYNCKFCQLGYVSLPYRECKLEDVEDLIRNLPDIDRLTILGSSPRSHPDLRKMIKTAETQYSNVLLDSNRTEELTQRFSERALILAPETGTDSLRKIIGKKLSNSVMFESVEKHSESVTGIIIHFMLGLPFEMDSDRKGILDFVSEVRSRTSLPIHVTVNPFIPKPWTAFQWSSMASSTDLREWIRELEIGFKRLKKVSIDYEEPRNAHIRALLARGDYRTSYALEEKLSGVGWNTAFKRAGISIRWVLEELDTDTSFEWDFLNMGFGHTRLAREYQSSFTGHQNRIKALEKDTDKTGTDK
- the ftsZ gene encoding cell division protein FtsZ, translated to MMIPKEEGPRLQIVDVTEEYRGKPKITVAGIGGCGCNAIDRMLSADIVGVEYIAMNTDLQALNNCKADLTVQLGLKLTGGLGAGGNCETGESSAEESRNEIEENLQDSSMVFITAGMGGGTGTGAAPVVARIARELGAITVGVITRPFEIEGSVKKIRAEQGISSLKKEVDTLIVIPNDSLLREAGEDETLIDALERGNKTLKDAVEGIANIILSPGLMNLDFQDIKKVITTGGGAMMGTGCCNGEHRASEAARRAISDPLLENVSIEGAKSLLVSVQASSSMKFTEFHEAVEIVTQAVGPQADVSLGTSTIEDMGDKLKVTVIATGFGEMEDTEMEEMDFRLPDRLQVNTSSGSSERSSIPFTLGAARASHKEDRKKHPPFLRR
- the ftsA gene encoding cell division protein FtsA, translated to MSQNVLAGLDIGSERVTCIVAEVDDQGILQITGAGQALTGDSVRSGMIVDLQGATDAALIAMEEAESLSGWEISDTAVSISGTHVRGLHGRGTVNIDREGDLSSGEITWMDIEDALETAQLIKLPRESMVLRTVKCGYSIDEFERLIKPPVGLRAERLTADIYMVTADRSAILNLEQVIQNTGRKISSIFPAASAGARAVLTRDEMEIGVALADIGASTTDIAVFYSGTLAHLAVIPIGGEAITRDLQQLRIPHSEAERLKKEYSDVSGIEKRGEKSITASTFGGRNSISISSEMISGIASRRIHELMMEIMNEINRAGIQQTDLPAGIVLTGGTSHLMGITRAASRVTGLPAEVGTSIGLNMASPLAETPEFATAVGLVLLTREEKSQYEYRKWLNPLENTVIRIKGLFNRLR
- a CDS encoding FtsQ-type POTRA domain-containing protein — translated: MIVRRNKIIWILLLSGIIAFALAMAYRWFERGGVFDLNIVRIRGIRQADSSAVSLAVEPLFGTSIWQIDLEEVQKRLEDIPGIDDAAVSRELFNGIVLRIELAEPIFAVNDSTGTVAISSSGERLPVYFLTDTIPVVDAPSNMSTSVSASLAEWFETAEFEHDSLVFRYSDEGLSVYMSDWCEVLLGMDNLSGRWRDYCLLEASISDLGYWEQVDMRYYDQAILRRNTQESIESGEES
- the murC gene encoding UDP-N-acetylmuramate--L-alanine ligase, which codes for MAKCVHLIGICGSGMSSLALWYRSRGYIVSGCDRNPGENRSELAAKGIQVFEGHSPDHIKDAEEVVFSAAIPPDHPEIVQSLKNGIKVLRRSEALADLANDTTLLAVAGAHGKTTTTAMTGWILQETDLNPTVMLGGRVSEWNGNFRSGSDLTVVEADEYDRAFLHLRPMSAAITSFAIEHLECYGTPEALSVAFGIFLEMTRPGGTVVVPSKNRELARWAERIGRRVITTGTMGDILCKCTRVDSWEQEYQIGDITGILPLPGEHNLRNAETAIALASTVGVDAADAIRALRNFPGVSRRLEKIGKFGSAIVLSDYAHHHDEINAALQGVSQVSNGKICVVFQPHLYSRTAAHAEEMGRALSSADCSLILPVYPAREKPIEGVDSSLIVDAVRRAGGTCEACFQKELRPRLSDMQADVIVFMGAGSVDQYARRIVRGGG
- a CDS encoding UDP-N-acetylglucosamine--N-acetylmuramyl-(pentapeptide) pyrophosphoryl-undecaprenol N-acetylglucosamine transferase: MKIAIAGGGTGGHISPAIAVAEIIFKEFPEVTVDFIATPRPVDRRMYRQFESMVHTLDPPRIDRGFSEKLLFPIRAIRSFIRIRRLLRELDSSALLSTGGYSSFFPVVAARSLGIPSVIHESNSIPGRANRLAATFANKILIGFESASSYFKKKPVVLTGNPVRPTLERIEKREARNQLGIPPESTVILLLGGSQGAKAINDIAVKVPEGVYSLLQCGSRDKDRVIRESRGNNRITVVDFTDNPALLYSAADIAVARSGAMTTAELSWFRIPSIYIPYPYAADNHQKWNAASIAEKGGAIEIDQDGLEPDDVWKMITGLLGNPSSMDKMKIALAEMMPVNPAAVIARNILALSEES
- a CDS encoding FtsW/RodA/SpoVE family cell cycle protein; protein product: MRAKAVRARNAMLISAGLLLLLGTLAVFTASSFKSLMITDSDSGTIFLLPHIRKVFVGVLAGLIVWSIPSDKLKKLSPILYVGSVVLLLALLILKGSHWAPFINGSARWFVFWGFRIMPSEVARISYILLAASLVSDGAIRARSGIGVIKLAFLAILPAVLVSLQPDFAGAMYILIMMVVVLFLAEARFRDMLILFLLMIALTSVVAFSSEYRRERLRSWFSPGNATEASVYQPEQACIALGSGGIMGRGIGRGRQQRGFLPEAFSDYILAVIGEESGFAGVMLILILLFLLLMSGWIIADTADYLFGYLVVGGLIASIAVGMFVHIAVVTRMIPSTGMPLPLVSWGGSNLLITIGSLGIVSRVAVERGKK